In the genome of Pontibacter actiniarum, the window GGTGCTCAGGAGCCTGCTGTTCCCGGAGGCCGTGCCTGCCGAGCAGCGCTTTAACCTAAGCCCGGAGGATTACGCTTTTCTTTACAAGTACATGTCGATGCTGCCGCGCGAGAGCGATTACCCTAAGTATGACGCACAGGAGTACCCGGACAGCTACGTTAAGTTTCTGATGTTCGGGCAAGACAAGGAGCGGATTCCGGAGAACATCCGCATCTTCAACAAGATCGGCGACGCCTACGGCTTTATGATCGACAATGCCTACGTGGTTGATTTCGAGAACAAGGTGGAGTTTATGCTGACAGCCGTTATTTACGCAAACGAAGACGATATCCTCAACGACGATCAGTACAATTTCGATGATGTGGCCTATCCGTTTATGAAAAACCTCGGCCAGGCGGTTTACCAGCACGAGCTGAAGCGCAAACGCAAGTATGAGCCTAACCTGGAGCGGTTTAAAATAGACTACCGCAACAGCCTTTAGAGTAGCAGCGTGTCGATCCGGTGCGCCTGCACCCTCTGTTCGCACGGCGACCAGGAAAAGATGGTGAAGCGGCCGTCCTGGGAGGCAGTCAGGGCCAGGGCATCGTGCTGGTCGTGCACAAACTGCGCGGCCGAGAGGTGCCGCGTGCCCCCGATCTGGGAGGGGTGCACCGTGGCGGCCCCGCCACCGAGTACGGGTTCTGTGATAGTGACTCGCTCGACGGGCACGCTTTTCATGGGCCGGCCAATCTTGGCGCCGAAGGCCAGGAGCTCATACCTGTCGTTGAGGATGGTGGCCCCGTCGATGGCGGTGAGCCCGGCCAGGCTATCCACCTCCCGGCGCAGCGCCGCCTGCCACGCCGGCTGGCTTTTCTCCTCCTCATCCTGCCGCATCAGGGCCGCCAACCCATCAAAAGCAGGCGTAACGGCATAGAGAATGGGGTGCACGATCGATTCTTCCCAAGTCTTGCTATCAGAAGGGACCACCAGCAGCAAGCCGCCACGGCGGTGCTCGCGCATAGACACCGCCAGCTGCACAAGCACATTAATGCCGTCGTGCCAGGAGGAGCGGGTCGTGAAGCCCAGTAGGGAAGAGAGCATGTTGGGGCAGTCGGGCATGCTGTTTTGCTCTTCGTCTATCATTTTTACCTGGTCGCCTTTCAGCACGGCAACGTTGGCGAACTTGCCGAAGCCATCGATGCGCTTGTGCTTGATTACCAGTAGCCCCGGCTCAGAAACATCCACCACAAAACACAGGCTCGGGATGCTGCGCGTCGTTCCCCACACGCATAGCTCGCCCTCCTTCAGCCAAACGCCCAGGTGGATGCCCGGGCGCTCCACACCCGGCCCCAGCTTGGTGAGCACATAGGAAGAAAAGGGCAGGTGCTGCTGAAACAGCAGGGGCTGCTCCGCCTGCTCTGGCGAAAGGAAAGCCAGCGAAATTCGCGGAGGCCTGCCTTCTTCGTGCCGCAGGCTTGCCCAGAAAGCGGTGTCCAGGATAAGCTCGATGGTTTTCGCACGGGGGGCTTCGGCTAAGTTGGTGTCTCCCTGGTGGCGTGCTGTGGTTAGGTGCTTGTCGAAATGCGCTTCGAGTTGCTGTGCCACGGCACGGGCGGCCTGGTAGGTTGTTTCGCGGTTTTGGGGCATTGTCTGTTTCTTTAGCAGCTGCTGTGTAATAAGTGTGCAGCCCGGAGCTTTACCTTCGCCGCAGCTGCGGGCGTAACATGTAACAAACGGAGAACACGCTTGTTGCCTTTTGGTTTGTCGGGCGTCCGCAACCTCCGGCGCCGGGGCATAAAAAAGTGGCAGGATGCCCCGTCGTCAGACGGATACATCCTGCCACTGTAAGTATGGTACAGCTAACATACGTATAGCTGTTATGTTTATACTTTATATT includes:
- a CDS encoding putative sensor domain DACNV-containing protein, translating into MPQNRETTYQAARAVAQQLEAHFDKHLTTARHQGDTNLAEAPRAKTIELILDTAFWASLRHEEGRPPRISLAFLSPEQAEQPLLFQQHLPFSSYVLTKLGPGVERPGIHLGVWLKEGELCVWGTTRSIPSLCFVVDVSEPGLLVIKHKRIDGFGKFANVAVLKGDQVKMIDEEQNSMPDCPNMLSSLLGFTTRSSWHDGINVLVQLAVSMREHRRGGLLLVVPSDSKTWEESIVHPILYAVTPAFDGLAALMRQDEEEKSQPAWQAALRREVDSLAGLTAIDGATILNDRYELLAFGAKIGRPMKSVPVERVTITEPVLGGGAATVHPSQIGGTRHLSAAQFVHDQHDALALTASQDGRFTIFSWSPCEQRVQAHRIDTLLL